A genome region from Hevea brasiliensis isolate MT/VB/25A 57/8 chromosome 9, ASM3005281v1, whole genome shotgun sequence includes the following:
- the LOC110632002 gene encoding L10-interacting MYB domain-containing protein-like, with product MNNKKAWNIMSDEFYQKTGLKWDKEKLKNRYAVMRRQHAIVKSLLNRSEFRLDASTGNIIATNQAWNEYIKGHPDTEPIRGNGCPIYKQLGVIFSEPLTNGNHDQPAELEEEAPSAVPFKETLNNIQEEESSSESEDEDDVADNQETFQPATHIATTIVHGTSTTTAMENTTAANRKRGRKGIDDAIAGAILRMAAASRLKTAAIKQISERYSIADCIKELDAMQGVEEGVYFAALDLFDNPNAREIFLSLKGDKRMIWLLCKCNAHPVS from the exons atgaacaa caAGAAAGCATGGAACATCATGTCTGATGAGTTTTATCAGAAGACTGGCCTGAAATGGGATAAAGAGAAGCTCAAGAACAGATATGCGGTCATGAGGAGGCAGCACGCTATCGTAAAGTCACTTCTTAATCGAAGTGAATTCCGTTTGGATGCATCTACTGGGAACATTATAGCCACCAATCAAGCTTGGAATGAGTATATAAAG GGACATCCTGATACTGAGCCTATAAGAGGCAATGGGTGCCCAATCTACAAACAGCTCGGTGTGATATTCTCTGAGCCATTAACCAATGGGAATCATGACCAGCCTGCTGAACTAGAGGAAGAGGCTCCTTCAGCAGTTCCTTTTAAGGAGACTTTGAACAATATCCAAGAGGAAGAGTCCTCTTCAGAATCTGAGGACGAGGATGATGTGGCAGATAACCAAGAAACATTTCAACCTGCCACACATATTGCAACTACTATAGTGCATGGTACTAGTACAACTACTGCTATGGAGAATACAACTGCTGCTAATCGTAAAAGAGGTCGCAAGGGGATTGATGATGCTATTGCAGGAGCTATATTGCGCATGGCAGCCGCATCAAGGCTCAAGACAGCTGCCATAAAGCAAATTAGTGAGAGATACAGTATAGCTGATTGTATTAAGGAATTGGATGCAATGCAAGGTGTGGAAGAAGGAGTCTATTTTGCTGCTCTGGATTTGTTTGACAACCCTAATGCAAGGGAGATCTTTTTATCTCTAAAAGGTGACAAGCGCATGATTTGGTTGCTTTGCAAGTGTAATGCTCATCCAGTATCATAG